The genomic window taAAAACGGCATGTGCCTGGCCGCGGTGACCAGCCCTCAGTCAGTTCTGATAAAACAGCCGCTGCTAGCTCGCTGTGGGCTGCCACCCGCAGTGAGGGCGGTGACGCAAACACTTTTAGCCAGGGAGAGGCACATACACAACTCGAGACGACCCACGACATACGCGATTCCACAGCGGCGCCATTACAGTGTTTACATGCCCACAGCCGCCACGCAGCAAGGATAAACAGCGATCGCCTTGTGCAGGCGCAAAGCTACGCTGGAGAGGCGTAGGCACAGTTGCAGCGACCTCCAGGACCAgatgcgcatgcacatcTTTCAATATACTTAGATACActtttatatatatacctagATATGTCCATATATTTTCACGTGCGCATGGTTATTTGCGAAAGGGGCCTTACCAAAAGCTGGGGAAGCGTGATTCGGTCCTTCACTTCGGCTTGAAGGAGGGCCCCCAGAACTTCCTTGCCTTGCTCAGACACGGCGGACTCTTCGCCCGGCGGAATCTCCACGTGGCCCCGCTCCAACTGTTCAAAGAGCGTCTCCATGCATGCGGTCGCTTTGAACGGCGTTCGCCCGAAAAGCATCACCTTCCACGCAGCAGACACACGTCGGCGCTCCGGTCAGGGTTTATGGTTTCCTTGATTGGCCGCGCAtttccgcgcagaggcccccGCAGCTTaccgcgcgtgtgcgcataTCCGCAGACGAGTTGTGTGTAACGGTACTGGATATCAAACTACGCCTCTCGCACGCAGATAGCCAGACGCGTAGGAGGAGTGTTGGAGCACCTATATCCGCCCGCCTGGTTTCTACATGTGCCTCGGAATCCACTCCTGTATGGCGGGCTTGCTGCAGTTCCACATGTGTGGGGGCAGGCGGCCCGCCACGCCGGCCGGTAACGCTCCTattcggcggcgcgcgcaggatcgtggtgcgacagccgcgcggagaaagaTCTGCTGTTTCGGGTTCTCACGTAGAGTGAGATGCCTAGAGCCCAgacgtccgccgcgcggccgctgtgaCCCGTGTAGggcgcttcgtcgtcggcACCGGAAACGCGCATCGACTCGGGCGCCATGAACATATACGTGCCCTGAAAAACAAACACAGACCCAAGGCGCGAGAGTAGGTATAAGCACACGCGCGCTCAACGAAAGAGCTTTCCTCTCACGGGGAGACGGAGGGCAGACCGGCGCCCGgggtcgggggggggggtatTGGGGGTGACGGCAGGCGTCAAAGCCACGCATGCGTAAATTCTCGCGCCTGAAGCTCCCCAGCCGTGGACgcgactcgcgcgcaggATAGGCAGATCTGCGGCGcaaggcgaggccgctgtaggacccgcgcggcagccgccaggTCTGTTCGCGCGCAGGGAGCCACTAGTGAGAAAAAAGTGAAAAGCAGGCACAATCGTCAGTGCTTGAATGCTCGCTCTGGCTTGTGGGAGGGCGAGGAGTACCTTGGTGTGGCGaacgcggcctcgcgcatcCATGAACTCCGCTGTCCCCATGTCGCCGAGCTGAACGGTCCCGTCTTCACCCATAAGCAGATTGTCGGGCTTGACGTCGCGATGAGCGGCGTTCAACTCCTCATGCACTGAAACAAAACACGGCAATCGATCCGCGTGCGCCGTATGCAGCTGGGGCTGGTCTTTGAGTGACGCCGAGTCAGAGACACGGGGCTTGAATGGAGCCCGACGACGACTCCGAAGAGGACTCCGAAGGACGCCCATCGtcgtgcgcggcgaagcaCGAGGAAGGGACAGCAAAAAGGAATAGGGGCTAGCTGCGAGggagcaggcgaagcgacCCTAGCCTCAATTGAAGACTGGATCAATGCAACATCTCACACGCCCCACCGATGTGCTGCGACAGCAGATACAGGGCGCTGTATCTTTCAAAGTGAGCGAGACCCTCTGGCGTGTAAGCATCGTGCAAAgatgcgcagagagaggcgcggagggtCGCGGCATACGAACAGGCACAGAGGCAGGCAGTACCCCGGTCGCAACTCCATCGACTTGCAACGTGACGAGGCACACCGGGGAGCGTGAGCGAGGAAACCTACTGTAGAGAAGGCCcttggcggcgtcgcggatgATGCATCGGCAGACAGCCTCGGGGATCGTCGATTTGTGCGGGAGAGCGGGTACAaacgtctcctcgtcgtcttcgttttgGGCGTCCTCCAGGCTCATGACGGCGCCACAAGCTTGCAGGTTGGTGACTGTCGCACaggcaaaaaaaaaacacaagTAGGTTGAACGGCGAGAACGTGCCCCGTAGGTGTATGCAGCGAAAAGATGCCAAGCCGCACGAGGTCTCACAGCGGGCTTCGAGGTCAAGGACCTCGCGTGCGGTCGCAGAGGGGGCGCGGGGGAGGTCTGCAGGACATGCACGAATGAAGATGCAGAAGCACGCGTTACAAACCAAGCCTCAGTACTCCTGAAGGCGAGTCCCTCTCGAGTCTCCTGGACGCGCGGCTCACTGATGTAGAGTTTGCcgtcctcgctgtcgtcgtAGCGGGAGGTGGAGAGGACCTCGCGCAGGTGCAGGCAGTGCGGGTGGTTGAGCATGGCGAGGACTTTGATTTCCTCGAGCACTTCCTGCAGCTTGCTGTAGATCTGCGGCCTGCCCGTCTCCGGATCTTTGCGAAactgcttcttccgcgccagCACCGCCTTTCGGTAGCGCTTGCAGGCGAACTGGCCAGCGACTGCTCCCGTCCCGGGGTCCACGAGATCGTACTGCTTCAGGCTGGAAAAGTGACCTGTGAACACACCGCAgacgccacacacacaccccGCTCAATGCAGACTGACCCTTACAAACAGACTCTTCGAGGCGCGGGCTTTGGGGCAAACccgtccgcgcgcccgcgcctccaaAGGGTCGGTCGACTGCGCGAAGAGACACGtaccgcggaggacgcagcgccTCACACGAGAACTGACCACTAGCATACAGAGCCGCATAGCTACAAACAACTAGTAAagatgtagatatatatatgtaaacgCCTTGGATATGCGCGAAGAGGGGACTAGGTGTTGTGGGAAGCTATATCTGCGGAGTATTtggaagacgccgcgaggcgggtgAGTTCCCGAACGCCAGGCAGGAGAAGGATGCAAGTGTCCATTGTCGCATGCAGGCAGAGCCTCTCGCTACGGGGCGGCAACGTCGTGCGGGGGTGGAGCGGCAACGcaacggcggcgaaggcgagaaacgggagcgcgcagacgcagagaaagtCGAGGGTGGGACTCTGCACACGCACCTGATCCGAGTCGGCGGCCAACGACGTAGTTGTTGATGTGGCGGAGGCCCTTTTCGTCGATGAACTTTCTCTCTACAGGCACAGTGCGGACGCCGCACTCAGTGGCCTGTCTCTCCAACGCGGCGTTCATTGTTCTGCATGGCTCTTCGTTGACTCTAGCCCGGCAGACTTCTTTCCTGCGACTCAGACTTCCACCCCGCGCCTTCCGGCTTCGCAGCGCCCTAGCCCGCCACTCGACAGAGGCTTGTGTCGCCTTCACAGACAAGAGGCGTGCCCGAGTGTGGGCGTCCGGGAGAAGCACATAGAGCGGGGAAACGGATAGGAGTTCACTCAAAAGACAcacagctgcgcagcctgcCGAGCGGTGTAGAGAGGCAGGGCAGCCAGGCGAGAGAGTCGCGCAAGAAGCAAGTCGGCGGAAAAAAAGCGACGTCTCTACTGGCGACGCCCGGTGCGCCGAGCTgagaaggagcgcgcggGATCCGGCTggctgctggaggagacagaagggaagcggaggcagagggagCAGAGGAAAGGCAGCGTCCGCGACAAGCTGCTTTGCCCACGGTGAAGGGAGGGCTGGGTAAAGTCTCAGCTCGGGACTCCTGGCCACGGTACAGACACCTCTGCGCCACGCGTCAACCTGCAGGCGCCCCGAGGGAACTGTGAGTGGAGGTTGTGCGGAGACGACAGAAAGTGCAAGACGTCGTGAGCGACAGAACGTGAGGAACAGCTGCAGACATCGCAGAGTCAACACTGGTCCGCTTGCCTGCACAGGGAGGGGTACGCTGCAGACAGGCAACGCGGATCCAACCGCGTCACAGACGCACGAAGGGAAGCtgagacacagagagacggTACAGAGCGTTTGGGATACGCGGCAGCGCAAAGATTGACGGAGAGGGGCGAgcttccgcgcgaggcggaaaaaGCACTCGGTGAGTCGggcggaaggagaggcagacgctgGCAATCGACGCGGGACAGCTGACAGCGGCGAGGTGTGTGAGCGCCACACATTGGAAAGCAGTCATAAGCCAGCAGAAAACCATCATgagcggcgcccgacgcgcatgcaaggGAGCATTACAGGCaacgggagagaagagaagctAGAGAAGCGTGAAGTGCCAAGAAACTCGCGTCGTGTGCAGCCGCAAGCTGAAGCTGACTCGCCGTGGGAGCatgcgagagaaaagaagagggcTAGCTTTTCACCGCGTACGTGCCGAGATCGGGTACGAAGGACGCCGGAAAAGGGACGGACACGGAAAAAGTGCTCCTGCTCTTTGTTGCAGGAGTGAGACGGAGTAGTGATGAAACGAAAAATGTTTTGTCTCCGTGTTTCCGCCCCGTGGGTCCAGCGAGGCTACGCGAGGGCAGCTATCGCTGTCTTCCCGCCTGCTCCGAGCTAGAGGCGCCAGAACCACACAGAAAACGACTGAAACAGAGTACCGCACGGCATGTCACCCAGATgaaagcagaggaggcggactGACATGCAGGGAGGAAAAAAGCAGATCGGCAGGGGCGCGAGCCCGAGTAGAAGCTCCAGCACTGTGTCGTCACCCGAGGACATAAACGAAAAGTTTGCAGACATGGATGATGCAGAACTAAGGAAAGAAAAGTGGGGCACAAGGCAGAGAGACCAGCCACCCGACGTCGTAGTCCTTCAAGGCTTCAAGCTTGAATCAAACTCTTGCGCTTGACCCAGGCGCCCAGGCAACATGAAGGAGAAAGCTACGTACACTCCCTATCCGGGGCTTCAAGGGCGTTAACACAGCTGGCCCCACTCTATGTCTCTGTGGAATTTCTTTAGGTCCTGGCGAAAATGTCTTGGAAGGTCCACGGGCACGCGCTTTCTGTCGGAAGCCCCTATGGTATGCTTTGCTAAACACATTTTGCAGTCCCCGCGATCCCGGGGGCTCCAGGACCTGTTCACTGGCTACGCTGCATTGCGTCCATCGCCGAAATGGTCTGCAAATCTCACAGATCCGTCAGTGAgacgccgcctcttcttcgccttttctACCTCTATaactcgcctgcgccctgcCCACTTTTGATGGATGTCATCTTGGTGTAATGCCAGTTGCCACCGTGCCCTCAACCGTTTTTCGTTGGACGAAAGAAAAGTGTTCCTTCTGCATCTGAGCCAGATGTGTTTTCGGTCCATCGAATGATTGGCGCACACTCACGCCCTGGGTTGGGAAGAGGAGCCGGGTAGCTCGGTGCTGCGAGCACCCGTCTAGCGAGACAAATGTCGCGACGGCGATCCACGGCCCCTGCCAGCTTCACTAACATGGGGAGTTCATGACGAGTCCTCGTCCCGAAGGACGACATGGGGGTCACCGTCCCCGCTGAAAACGAGGCGAGAGTAAATCACACGTATCTACTCTACGTGAGCTACGCCCGTACACCAAAAGTCCACTGACGAGGATATCGTAGCATATCTTGCTGGAGGCCTACGACCTATATAGTGTAAAGGGACCAGCAATAGGAATGCACGAACTCTGTGTCGCACTtcggggggaagggggggggggtagaGGCAGAGCAGCAACGACTGTGCATCCATTGTAGCAGGATGATTCCCCGCGGTTGTGCGGACCCTGGTTTCCCGTAGGTCAGCCAGCGTTCACAGGTTGTCTGACAAAACTCATCTACTTTACTTTACAGGGCGAGGtggctcgcctctctgctgccgagGCTAAGCTCTGCAGATCTGGCACGACACACTCTTCTTGTCTCCAGTATCCCTTAGTTTAGGGCTAGCCGTGTCGTTCTCTCTATCTCCCCGGAAGAGCGCCCCAGCGGAAAAGGGTTTAGGGTGGTACGCGAACCTTCCTTCCTCTACGGTTTCGTCCTACGTTTTCAAGCCTCAAAAGGCCGCAAACGCCTTCGGCGCATGCTGACGGGGAGGTGgagccccgcggccgcacCGGCTTATGTGTCCCGAGGAAAGCGAGCAGGGTGGCAGCGGGCTTGCCGCATTTTGAATTGAACAGTGAGACACATCAGCATCGGGATACTCCATCCTCGAACGCCCTTCCTTCTGTACCTTGTCGATTGTTAAGGATGCCCCAAGTGCGACAGCGGTTTGCGTCCGGTTGTGGGGTTGTTAGGAACAACTCGTTTGTGGTCGAAGATTCTttcgacgacgcgccgaagAAAACGCTTGTCGCCCGGGACCCCCACTCGCAccaaggcgcaggcgatATTCCCACCCCTCGGCAGCTGAAGGCGGAATGAGGCTCCCGCTGCCGGTGACCGGAGTCCAGGAAGAGTGCTTCTGCTggcgggaagaagaggcgactAGGCCTTCGGCCTGTGTGGTTGACGCACACGTCCTTCCCCACACGTCACGCGTAGTGTCTTCGAGGGCTTAGCTGCGACATACGGGTCGTACACGTTTGGAACCCCGTGAAGCAGCAGGGCACCGACGCGTGACAGCCGTgtcggaggcagcgaggcttCTGCTGAGGCCATATCCCGCCGGTCTCCTCAGGCTTTCTTGGCCTAGAGACCGGCGTGCCCTGTGTATTCTCCTCACACGCTTGTCCTACCTGGTGTTTTTCTGCGCTGACGTAACGCTTCTCCGTCGCATACCCCGCCGCGGGAGATGGTGAGTCCAACGAGTCTGGTTACTGGCGCCGCCACCCCAACCCTTATCTGCCGCTGCTCGTGCACGAAGTTGGCGTCATCACACATCGATACCGTTCAATAGAGGAAGACATGTCAGATGCTAGAGAGCGTTGAATTTCCTGGCCGTGTCGGCTAGAAGGTTCCCAAACCTGTCGAAAGGGCAGACGGCCTTCCTGATCAAGCAGgtggccgctgcgccgccttgcTTGTGCTAGGGGCCCTCCTTCTCAGTATCCCCTGCACATAGGCTGCTTTCTCGACAACGGAGTCACGGCTGACCAACTGTCATTGATTGGCGAAGAACGCACTGGCAGCGGACACACATTCGCGTTTCCGCGGCACACGAGACCTCAGTTCGTTCCCCTCGTCAGACAGTACACGTTCGCCACAGGTGATCGCGACCTGGGCGGTACTGCTCAACACTCTGAGTGGCGGCGTGCCAACGTTCGAGAGATGCTCAGCGCGAGACGGAACACGCGCCAGAGGACGCAGCCACTCTCGTTCTGAGAAACGGGCTCTCGGCTGCTTTGTGTGGTGGACTGTGGTGGTGGCGCGGTATCGTGGACTGACTCTGATCGTTAAGTGCGAGTCCATCGGCACTGCGACTTGGTTGATTTTCCGTGACCTTTGTCGCGACTCTCTGCAGCATCTCCGCCCGCGCTCGAGGACCGAAGGAATTGTAGATTTTTGCGCGGCCGTTCTTTTATCCATCATGGgcacggcgcgcgcgcgcctatcgcgcaggaggcggcagaggaagGGGAAGGACCGAACTGTCCCTGGAGATACTGAGGcacgcgccgtctgcgtcgcacAAATTCGTCCCATCTATCGCTGTAGCAACGGGACTGCACTGGTTCTTGCCAAATTCTCCGCGTgagaggggggcggggaggaCGTTTTAGCAGCGTCTGTCACGCGCCTGTGGAGCCGGAGGGGAGGACGACAAGCTCGCTGTGAAGCCACacagcgcgcgaaggcgagtgGATCGCCGTTGCCCCCCGCAGtacgctgctgcgcgggcgcctggaAAACGGTGTGACACTTTCGCGCGCAAGAGCGGCGGGAGGGAGCAAAAACTGATAATTGCGAGGTTTTTGGTCGCCTGCATGTCCTGACCGTCTCACCGGCACCGAGCGCGACGACCTCAGCCTATTTTCCCTCCTTTCCATCCATGCGACGAAGCCCGGCGTTTTTTACCAAGGTTCAGCCTCTGTTCCAGGGAGAGATCGAGCGAGTCCCTGACACCCGCGCGTAGGTCTGCGGCAGGAGATGCTGAATCAAGGATTCCCGGGGAACCGGTAAAGGAGCGAAAACCCGCTTGCATGACGGCAGACCGCGAGGGCAGTGGATAGAGGGCGAAAAACTCAAAAGAGGATAGCGACTGAAGGCGTCCGTTTTGTACTGCTTCGCATGTGTTCGGGCCCTTTCCTGTCCTTTCCCATTTGGTTTTCACGTCCGCTTGAACCGGCGCAAGGAGAGGAGGCACGGCGCCGGGAGTGCGTGCCGCGGTGTCAACGGTACGTCTCTGTTCAGGCCGTGTCTTGGGGAGGTTCGACCATTTGCAGCGGCAGGATCCCGAGAAGCTTTCAATCGAGTCTGATGCAACTGTGGGACGGGGGAAGAGAGCATTGGCGAGAGTCAGGAAACGACGCGTTTTTCGCCGCCAGCCTTTTGACCGCACACGTCGTGAGTGTCCCAGGGCACAAACGCCGTTCGAGTCCTTACGGTTTTTCTTGTCTCTTGTGAACTTTTCGGCATTTCGATGCGAGAAAGAGGGAGGACCTCCAATCTCCTACCTttcctccgtcgtcttcttcctgaATCGAATCGCCTGTCATCGGCATCGCCGGAAGCAACAGGCTACACTGGGAGATGCTGTGAGggcggccgctcgccgaCAAACGAGGCAAAGAATTCCTGCGCGGAACTTGCGCCGACCCCTTCTCGCACCCCTTCTCGTTATTCGTCTCCTTTGCTGTTACTGTTCCTCGCCttgctgtctgtctctgctttcGCTCCTGTCTGCCAGGACGCTTACTACTGTCTAGTTGTTTTCCCCGACTGCGCATGCTTCCGTCCGGTGTCACGCATCCTCTTCGGTCTCGatttcttttctctgccttctcgtcCAGATCGGGTTTCACTCACTCGGTTTTCCGCATGTT from Besnoitia besnoiti strain Bb-Ger1 chromosome XIII, whole genome shotgun sequence includes these protein-coding regions:
- a CDS encoding putative protein kinase (encoded by transcript BESB_030950); protein product: MNAALERQATECGVRTVPVERKFIDEKGLRHINNYVVGRRLGSGHFSSLKQYDLVDPGTGAVAGQFACKRYRKAVLARKKQFRKDPETGRPQIYSKLQEVLEEIKVLAMLNHPHCLHLREVLSTSRYDDSEDGKLYIITNLQACGAVMSLEDAQNEDDEETFVPALPHKSTIPEAVCRCIIRDAAKGLLYMHEELNAAHRDVKPDNLLMGEDGTVQLGDMGTAEFMDARGRVRHTKGTYMFMAPESMRVSGADDEAPYTGHSGRAADVWALGISLYVMLFGRTPFKATACMETLFEQLERGHVEIPPGEESAVSEQGKEVLGALLQAEVKDRITLPQLLEHPWIKEADSREAAAYAKRVLDAQSAAASAPA